A genomic region of Oscillatoria sp. FACHB-1406 contains the following coding sequences:
- a CDS encoding PspA/IM30 family protein, producing MGLFDRTLQNRRANASRSSAANSDPEGELGETLRAMQEELLLLRQAVASAIALQKRTERQKLQEEAVAEGLQRRAKEALSRGDEISARAALTQRQPHLKNARTLQAQIERDSETILQMRANLRHLEQKLSEALTKQQMYVARARSAEATRRLYEL from the coding sequence ATGGGATTATTCGATCGCACCTTGCAAAACCGGCGAGCCAATGCTAGTCGCTCGAGCGCCGCGAACTCCGATCCCGAAGGGGAGTTGGGAGAAACGCTAAGGGCAATGCAAGAAGAATTGCTCCTGTTGCGACAGGCGGTTGCCAGCGCGATCGCTTTGCAAAAACGCACCGAGCGCCAGAAGTTGCAAGAAGAAGCCGTCGCTGAGGGCTTGCAGCGTCGGGCGAAAGAAGCTTTAAGCCGAGGCGATGAAATTTCAGCCCGAGCCGCCCTGACTCAGCGCCAACCTCATCTTAAAAATGCTCGCACTTTGCAAGCGCAAATCGAGCGGGACAGCGAGACAATCCTGCAAATGCGGGCTAACTTGCGCCACCTCGAACAGAAGCTGAGCGAAGCGCTAACGAAACAGCAAATGTATGTGGCAAGGGCGCGATCGGCAGAAGCCACGCGCCGCCTCTACGAACTCTAA
- the tsaE gene encoding tRNA (adenosine(37)-N6)-threonylcarbamoyltransferase complex ATPase subunit type 1 TsaE, with the protein MTAALPQSIHLANSEATLELGRKLAQTLPPNSVILLEGDLGAGKTTFVRGLAIGLGINEPILSPTFTLINEYVEGRLPLYHFDLYRLESTETAELFPETYWEGIEVDPGITAIEWAQRLPYKPPSYLNLQLEHTPTGERQATLMFIGLDNIAFAMSNE; encoded by the coding sequence ATGACTGCCGCGCTGCCCCAATCCATTCACCTGGCCAATTCCGAGGCAACCCTAGAACTCGGGCGCAAATTAGCCCAAACCTTGCCCCCCAATAGCGTTATTCTCCTCGAAGGCGATTTAGGCGCGGGAAAAACGACCTTTGTACGAGGACTTGCGATCGGATTGGGCATTAACGAACCCATTCTCAGTCCGACTTTTACGCTCATTAACGAGTACGTTGAAGGACGTTTGCCGCTCTATCATTTTGATTTATATCGTTTAGAATCAACAGAAACCGCCGAACTTTTCCCCGAAACTTATTGGGAAGGAATTGAAGTCGATCCCGGCATTACGGCGATTGAATGGGCGCAGCGTTTGCCCTACAAACCGCCAAGCTATCTCAACTTACAACTCGAGCATACCCCCACTGGAGAGCGCCAAGCAACTTTAATGTTTATCGGGTTAGACAATATTGCTTTTGCAATGAGTAATGAGTGA
- the uvrB gene encoding excinuclease ABC subunit UvrB: MVSPFDLQAPFEPTGDQPRAIAQLTESLRSGHPMQTLLGATGTGKTYTIARTIANVGRPALVLAHNKTLAAQLCNELRQFFPNNAVEYFISYYDYYQPEAYLPVTDTYIEKTASINEEIDMLRHSATRSLFERRDVIVVASISCIYGLGMPAEYLKAAIPLRVGEELDQRQLLRDLVAVQYARNDADLKRGNFRLKGDVLEIVPAYEDRVIRLEFFGDEIDAIRYLDPVTGEILHSLSAVNLYPARHFVTPDDRLEAACQDIEAELEARLVELEAENKLLEAQRLRQRTRYDLELLREVGYCNGVENYSRHLAGRKAGEPPECLIDYFPKDWLLVVDESHVTVPQIRGMYNGDQARKKVLIEHGFRLPSAADNRPLKSEEFWDKVGQCIFVSATPGNWEIEQSEGRVAEQVIRPTGVLDPEIFVRPTSGQVDDLLSEIKERVMRQERVLITTLTKRMAEDLTEYLQERAVRVRYLHSEIQSIERIEIIQGLRNGEFDVLIGVNLLREGLDLPEVSLVAIMDADKEGFLRAERSLIQTIGRAARNVRGQAILYADNLTDSMVKAMEETERRRGIQEAYNKMHNITPKSIVTRSSNSILAFLDISRRLNSQQLEDAYTHADELSLDEIPDLIQQLEAQMKDAAKNLEFEEAAKYRDRIKSLRDRLLGH, from the coding sequence ATGGTCTCTCCCTTCGATTTGCAAGCCCCTTTTGAACCCACGGGGGATCAACCCCGCGCGATCGCGCAATTAACCGAATCCCTGCGTTCTGGACACCCGATGCAAACCCTATTAGGGGCGACGGGGACGGGAAAAACTTACACCATCGCGCGAACGATTGCCAATGTCGGTCGTCCTGCCCTCGTTCTCGCTCATAATAAAACGCTTGCCGCGCAATTGTGCAACGAACTGCGCCAATTTTTCCCCAATAACGCAGTCGAATATTTTATCAGTTATTACGATTACTACCAACCGGAAGCTTATCTTCCCGTCACCGATACTTATATCGAGAAAACGGCTTCGATTAATGAAGAAATTGATATGCTGCGGCATTCAGCAACGCGATCGCTGTTTGAACGGCGCGATGTCATTGTTGTTGCTTCGATTAGCTGCATTTATGGGTTAGGAATGCCCGCCGAGTATCTCAAAGCCGCGATTCCATTGCGGGTGGGTGAAGAACTCGATCAGCGTCAATTATTGCGCGATTTAGTGGCAGTGCAATATGCGCGCAACGATGCCGATCTCAAACGCGGGAACTTTCGCTTAAAAGGCGATGTTTTAGAAATTGTTCCCGCTTACGAAGATCGCGTCATTCGTCTGGAATTTTTCGGTGATGAAATTGATGCGATTCGTTACCTCGATCCAGTGACGGGAGAAATTCTTCACAGTCTTTCTGCCGTTAATTTATACCCCGCGCGCCACTTCGTTACCCCCGACGATCGCCTCGAAGCTGCCTGCCAAGATATTGAAGCAGAATTAGAAGCGCGCTTGGTAGAATTGGAAGCAGAAAATAAACTCCTCGAAGCGCAACGACTAAGACAGCGTACCCGCTACGATTTAGAATTGCTTCGGGAGGTGGGTTATTGTAATGGCGTAGAAAACTATTCGCGGCATTTAGCAGGGCGTAAAGCAGGAGAACCGCCCGAATGTTTGATCGATTATTTCCCTAAAGATTGGCTGCTTGTCGTCGATGAATCTCACGTTACCGTGCCGCAAATTCGCGGGATGTATAACGGCGATCAAGCGCGAAAAAAGGTGTTAATCGAGCATGGGTTTCGCTTGCCCAGTGCGGCAGATAATCGTCCTTTAAAATCGGAAGAATTTTGGGATAAAGTTGGACAGTGCATTTTTGTGTCTGCTACACCTGGGAATTGGGAAATAGAACAATCCGAGGGAAGAGTTGCCGAACAAGTAATTCGTCCGACGGGCGTACTAGACCCGGAAATTTTTGTGCGCCCGACGAGCGGACAAGTTGACGACTTGTTGAGCGAGATTAAAGAACGAGTTATGCGCCAGGAACGGGTACTAATTACCACGCTGACGAAGCGGATGGCGGAAGATTTAACCGAATATTTACAAGAGCGAGCCGTTCGGGTGCGATACTTGCATTCAGAGATTCAATCGATCGAACGGATTGAAATTATCCAGGGGTTAAGAAATGGCGAGTTTGATGTTTTGATTGGGGTGAACTTGTTGCGGGAGGGATTGGACTTGCCCGAAGTCTCTTTAGTGGCGATTATGGATGCGGATAAGGAAGGGTTTTTGCGGGCGGAACGCTCCTTAATTCAAACGATTGGACGGGCGGCGCGTAACGTGCGAGGACAGGCGATTTTATATGCGGATAACCTCACCGATAGCATGGTGAAGGCGATGGAAGAAACGGAACGCCGCCGGGGAATTCAAGAGGCGTATAATAAGATGCACAATATTACGCCAAAGTCAATTGTGACGCGATCGAGCAATTCAATTTTGGCATTTTTAGATATTTCCCGTCGCTTGAACTCCCAACAATTGGAAGATGCTTATACCCACGCCGACGAACTTTCTCTCGATGAGATTCCCGATTTAATTCAACAGTTGGAAGCGCAGATGAAAGACGCGGCGAAGAACTTGGAGTTTGAGGAAGCGGCGAAATATCGCGATCGCATCAAGAGTTTGCGCGATCGCTTATTGGGGCATTGA
- a CDS encoding TetR/AcrR family transcriptional regulator, translating to MTQQKKSYHHGDLLQALIDAALDLVAEKDASEVSLREIARRVGVSHTAPYRHFADKEALLAAVAREGFQRFKQEIETAILSASTPLEQLEKGGLTYVSYALKHPARYRIMFGAHGANPEKADAAMVAVAKQTYLPFADAIARGQIAGIFRAGNPEPMARALWALLHGLAMLAIGGHLEEEGGTIESLSKAMLHQFITGLVCL from the coding sequence ACGGTGATTTACTCCAAGCCTTAATTGATGCCGCTTTAGATTTAGTGGCGGAAAAAGATGCCAGCGAAGTGTCGTTGCGAGAGATTGCGCGACGAGTGGGGGTATCGCATACCGCCCCCTATCGCCATTTTGCCGATAAGGAGGCGTTACTTGCGGCTGTCGCTAGAGAAGGGTTTCAGCGCTTCAAACAGGAGATTGAAACAGCGATTTTGTCGGCAAGCACTCCCTTAGAGCAATTGGAAAAAGGTGGTTTAACCTATGTGAGTTATGCCCTGAAACATCCAGCGCGCTATCGGATTATGTTTGGGGCGCATGGGGCAAATCCGGAAAAAGCAGATGCAGCAATGGTTGCGGTGGCGAAACAGACGTATTTACCCTTTGCCGATGCGATCGCGCGCGGACAAATTGCGGGTATCTTTCGAGCGGGCAATCCGGAGCCGATGGCGCGAGCATTATGGGCATTATTGCACGGTTTGGCGATGTTGGCGATCGGCGGACACCTGGAAGAAGAAGGCGGTACGATTGAATCTTTATCCAAGGCGATGCTACATCAATTTATTACAGGATTAGTCTGCCTGTAG